A region from the Melioribacteraceae bacterium 4301-Me genome encodes:
- a CDS encoding TonB-dependent receptor — MIKGYYFFLLTVLFLCSTLFAQQYKISGTVTSATSGDKLPGANVYLKGTNIGAASDERGYYEIIAEKGHYTIVCSYIGYETVNEEIDLTNNLNLNFALKEHEFTLSVTVISNRARERETPVAFSDINKADMETRLGSRDIPLVLNTTPSVYATQQGGGAGDSRIDIRGYKQNNIGVMLNGVPINDMNNGWVYWSNWDGIGDATSSVQVQRGLSAINLAVPSIGGTMNIITDPTQLKFGVKYKQEFGTGSFLKSTASFNSGLINGKFAFSGSIVRKTGNGVIDRTWTDAWAYYFGASYNVNDKNRLEIYAIGAPQRHGQNSYRQNIAAYDSNYAKSIPGFDIRAIKKFPQSPAGRYYNENWNYVDPSYKGKQFWNGTTHDRYDPNFINEKENYYNKPLINLNWYTQLSKKLSLYSTLYYSGGKGGGSSTYGSMKWIYPPGADSTQKVPSRIVDWNGTIAKNKASRFGSLGILVNAVNNQWTVGALSKGYYKLSDELTASFGIDWRIAQIDHFEEVRDLLGGEYFNYSGNAFDTTAAQKQKRLGDKLGYWETNDINWLGVYLQGEYTKNLITLYGMYGWTIVNYKYTNNFLRQSPGSSEPLTVTAKNITGFQLKGGASYRLSIDYDVFANAGYVSKVPIYNDVIDYNTNSVARNLKNEQFISFEAGINSTFFNKKLTLKTDYYYTTWKNQAKTIGVKNQDGSSGAIFLTGMNSLHTGLEFELAYQSSSLYRLDGAFSIGYWKYTNDPSGVYQDYANGSGEEIYNFYVNGLMVGDAPQTQLALQGSVYPTKGMQARIVFRYNANYYADWDPFSRTNPNDRAQVWKTPAYSIWDVHFYYKLPINIYGVNLNFFAHVFNLFNTIYIQDATDNSQYNSFNTVGNQTHSASDAEVYLGMPRTFNIGITFSY; from the coding sequence ATGATTAAAGGCTATTATTTTTTTCTGCTAACCGTTTTATTTCTTTGCTCAACATTGTTTGCACAGCAGTACAAAATCAGCGGTACAGTAACCAGTGCGACATCAGGTGATAAGTTGCCGGGAGCTAATGTTTATTTAAAGGGAACAAACATTGGTGCAGCGTCAGATGAAAGGGGGTATTATGAAATAATTGCTGAGAAAGGTCATTACACAATTGTATGCAGTTATATTGGATACGAGACAGTTAATGAGGAGATAGATTTAACTAACAATCTAAACTTGAATTTTGCTTTAAAGGAACATGAGTTTACTCTGTCAGTAACTGTTATTTCAAATAGAGCAAGGGAAAGAGAAACGCCCGTAGCGTTTAGTGACATAAATAAAGCAGATATGGAAACGCGGCTAGGGTCTAGGGATATACCTTTAGTGTTAAATACTACACCAAGCGTATATGCGACACAGCAAGGTGGTGGAGCGGGTGATTCTAGAATTGACATTCGCGGTTACAAGCAGAATAACATTGGTGTAATGCTAAATGGAGTTCCTATAAACGATATGAATAATGGTTGGGTTTATTGGTCAAACTGGGATGGTATTGGCGACGCTACATCATCTGTGCAAGTTCAACGTGGCTTAAGTGCAATAAATCTTGCAGTCCCTTCTATTGGCGGTACAATGAATATAATTACTGACCCGACACAATTAAAGTTTGGAGTGAAATATAAGCAAGAATTTGGTACAGGAAGTTTTTTGAAATCTACCGCTTCATTTAATTCTGGACTCATAAATGGCAAGTTTGCTTTTAGCGGTTCAATTGTAAGAAAAACTGGTAATGGAGTTATTGATAGAACATGGACAGATGCATGGGCATATTATTTTGGCGCAAGTTATAATGTAAATGATAAAAATCGATTGGAAATTTATGCAATTGGAGCGCCACAGCGACATGGACAAAATTCTTATAGACAAAACATAGCCGCTTATGATAGCAACTATGCTAAATCTATCCCCGGTTTTGATATAAGAGCAATAAAAAAATTTCCACAATCCCCAGCCGGCAGATATTACAATGAAAATTGGAACTATGTTGACCCTTCCTATAAAGGGAAACAATTTTGGAATGGTACTACTCATGATAGATATGACCCTAATTTTATTAATGAAAAAGAAAATTATTATAATAAACCTCTTATAAACCTGAATTGGTACACGCAGTTATCTAAAAAATTGAGCTTGTATTCAACACTGTATTACTCGGGTGGTAAAGGTGGCGGCAGCTCAACTTATGGCAGTATGAAATGGATTTATCCGCCTGGAGCTGATTCAACACAAAAAGTGCCATCTCGCATTGTAGATTGGAATGGAACTATTGCAAAAAATAAAGCATCAAGATTTGGTTCTTTGGGAATTTTAGTAAATGCTGTTAATAATCAATGGACTGTTGGTGCTTTGTCGAAAGGCTATTATAAATTATCGGATGAATTAACTGCATCTTTTGGCATCGACTGGCGCATTGCACAAATAGATCATTTTGAGGAGGTAAGAGATTTGTTAGGTGGGGAATATTTCAATTATTCTGGAAACGCTTTCGATACTACCGCAGCTCAAAAACAAAAACGGCTGGGGGATAAATTAGGTTATTGGGAAACTAATGATATAAATTGGCTGGGTGTTTATTTACAAGGAGAGTATACAAAAAACTTAATTACTTTGTACGGAATGTATGGTTGGACTATTGTAAATTATAAATATACTAATAACTTTCTTAGACAGTCGCCAGGTTCGAGTGAACCACTTACTGTTACAGCTAAAAATATAACTGGTTTTCAATTAAAAGGCGGTGCTAGCTATAGATTAAGTATCGATTATGATGTGTTTGCTAACGCGGGATATGTATCTAAAGTCCCTATTTATAATGATGTTATTGATTATAATACTAACAGCGTAGCAAGAAATCTAAAAAATGAGCAGTTCATTTCGTTCGAAGCTGGAATTAACTCAACATTTTTTAATAAAAAATTGACCTTAAAAACTGATTACTACTATACTACCTGGAAAAACCAAGCAAAAACTATTGGTGTGAAAAACCAAGATGGTTCTTCCGGTGCTATATTTTTAACAGGGATGAATTCATTACATACTGGACTGGAATTTGAACTTGCTTATCAGTCCTCATCCTTATACAGACTCGATGGTGCTTTTTCAATTGGCTATTGGAAATATACAAATGACCCAAGTGGTGTTTATCAAGACTATGCTAATGGTTCCGGTGAAGAGATTTATAATTTTTACGTGAATGGTTTAATGGTTGGCGATGCTCCTCAGACTCAACTTGCTCTGCAAGGCTCAGTATATCCAACTAAAGGAATGCAAGCAAGAATTGTTTTTAGATATAATGCAAATTATTATGCTGACTGGGATCCATTTTCACGAACAAACCCGAACGATAGAGCTCAAGTATGGAAAACACCTGCTTATTCAATTTGGGATGTACACTTTTATTATAAGTTACCCATTAATATTTACGGAGTTAATTTAAATTTCTTTGCGCATGTCTTTAATTTATTTAATACGATTTATATACAAGACGCAACTGATAACAGTCAATATAACTCATTTAATACTGTAGGTAACCAAACTCACTCTGCTTCAGACGCCGAGGTTTATTTAGGTATGCCGCGGACGTTTAATATTGGGATTACTTTTTCTTACTAG
- a CDS encoding TonB-dependent receptor plug domain-containing protein encodes MRFKRASILSFILLLILSRYNFADKASGKISVLVPIKQSSLVTLEGEETKDEKKNEYLEKVHFYDRKKIGTGSYLMLEDIKAAGYSSIYDIFRAIPGLIVKGNAVFLARYSTSSFSFGNLPLIYIDGLLMPNVIDNIGWLNPLDVLAVEAYNGIYAPAEYNRGTLGGVILIWTKH; translated from the coding sequence ATGAGGTTTAAGAGAGCAAGTATATTGTCTTTTATTCTCCTCCTTATTTTGTCTCGATATAATTTTGCCGATAAAGCATCAGGAAAAATATCAGTGTTGGTGCCAATAAAGCAAAGTTCCCTTGTCACTTTAGAAGGAGAAGAAACAAAAGATGAAAAGAAAAACGAATATTTAGAAAAAGTCCATTTCTATGATAGAAAAAAAATAGGTACGGGTAGCTATCTAATGCTGGAAGATATAAAAGCTGCGGGTTACAGCAGCATATACGATATTTTTAGAGCGATTCCGGGTTTAATTGTAAAAGGTAATGCTGTTTTTTTAGCACGTTACTCGACAAGTTCATTTAGTTTTGGTAATCTTCCTTTAATATATATTGACGGCTTGTTAATGCCAAACGTGATTGATAATATTGGTTGGCTTAATCCACTCGATGTACTTGCAGTTGAAGCATATAATGGTATTTATGCACCGGCAGAATATAATAGAGGAACTCTCGGCGGTGTAATACTAATTTGGACTAAGCATTAA
- a CDS encoding carboxypeptidase regulatory-like domain-containing protein, translating into MTKKGQLIIFFLLAVILFSTQLTFAQTTASLYGIVTDQNGNPLPGANIIAVHQPSGTQYGTSTREDGRYNLTGLRVGGPYKVTVSYVGYTTQTEEGFSLALSQDLRMDFKLPEQAVQVSVVTVTAERSAVLSAARTGAAISVSNKQIQEIPTVSRSFQSFAKLSPLVDGTGLGTAGRSSRYNNIQIDGTQYNDLFGLGSTGTPGGQTGTNPISLDAIDQFQVVIAPYDVRQSGFTGGGINAITRSGANRFSGSVYFYGRNQDLVGKWKADGVEAKKLDEFKEYQTGFRFGGPVISDKLFFFVNGEITGSPSPYPNLSLISGYGGKSVDEIKALGDQFKAALASKGFNAGSYGDVTLEQPSTKLFIRFDYNLSQNHKLTLRHNFVDASQDKFYNYRATNRLLFDTQPYKISDNTNSTVLQLNSTFGNNMSNELILGYTRIRDKRKGISAPAPEVQINELNGTFQMFAGPDRFSSANRLDQDIFEFTDNFSIYAGSHTFTIGTHNEFFKFSNLFARSAFGYYIYNSIQDFLNDNASYYQRVYSRKGDPRNPNDIPAAEFSVLQFGVYAQDEWNVTPQLKITYGLRVDIPTFPDTPDPNPLVPQYFPGYQTDRIPSGNILWSPRFGFNYDISGDRTTQIRGGVGVFTGRIPYVWMSNNFGNTGTLTAEVNKGSGKLLFRADPYNQYIAGDPGTGAPKLRSEIDLVDPNLKLPQLLRYNLGIDHQLPLGFIGTVEFLYSKNINEMLYRKVNLNPVVGTVPSLNGAFEGRNYYGGTNSGDNNFYDILELYNTTGGYQYNLVFQIQRNVLEGISINAGYAYGRAKDRNSLNSSQAQSQMRYNPIDMDPNNPALTTSQWEIRNRVFASVAYTHRFFENAPTTISLFYNGQTGQPFSFIVYGDLNNDGFDQNDLFYIPRNNSEILLGSISNGQFVPNQKMYDDLNSFISNNDYLREHRGQIAQRNAANDPWQQYLDMRITQDIPDLWGLGRFQLSLDILNVLNLLNNEWGVNKSSGLGTYTIVSLRGRVTYNGIPNVPVYSFSKPTNNTPFSVSDISSRWRLQIGLRYSF; encoded by the coding sequence ATGACAAAAAAGGGACAGTTAATTATCTTTTTTCTATTAGCTGTAATTTTATTTAGTACCCAGTTAACATTTGCCCAGACTACAGCATCTTTGTATGGTATTGTTACAGACCAAAATGGCAATCCTTTACCGGGTGCTAATATAATTGCAGTACATCAACCATCAGGCACACAATATGGTACCTCTACCCGTGAAGATGGAAGATACAATCTTACAGGTTTAAGGGTTGGCGGCCCTTACAAAGTAACCGTTTCGTATGTAGGTTACACAACACAAACGGAAGAAGGTTTTAGTCTTGCTCTATCTCAGGACCTGAGAATGGACTTCAAATTGCCTGAACAGGCAGTTCAAGTCTCCGTTGTTACTGTAACTGCTGAAAGAAGTGCGGTTTTAAGTGCTGCGAGAACTGGTGCGGCAATTAGTGTTTCTAACAAACAAATTCAGGAAATTCCTACTGTAAGCCGCAGCTTCCAAAGTTTTGCTAAGCTTTCTCCATTAGTAGATGGAACAGGGTTAGGTACTGCCGGCAGATCTAGTAGATACAACAATATTCAAATCGATGGTACCCAATACAACGATTTGTTTGGACTTGGCAGTACAGGAACGCCGGGTGGACAAACAGGGACTAATCCTATAAGTCTTGATGCTATTGATCAATTTCAAGTTGTAATCGCACCATACGATGTTCGTCAAAGCGGTTTTACTGGCGGCGGCATTAATGCTATTACAAGAAGCGGAGCCAACAGATTTTCCGGCTCAGTTTATTTCTATGGAAGAAATCAAGATTTGGTAGGTAAATGGAAAGCTGATGGCGTTGAGGCTAAAAAATTAGATGAGTTCAAAGAATATCAAACGGGCTTTAGATTTGGCGGACCAGTTATTTCTGATAAATTATTCTTTTTTGTAAATGGTGAAATAACAGGCTCACCGTCGCCTTACCCAAATTTGTCTTTAATTAGTGGTTATGGCGGTAAATCTGTTGATGAAATTAAAGCGTTGGGTGACCAATTTAAAGCCGCATTGGCTTCTAAGGGATTTAATGCCGGCTCTTATGGTGATGTAACATTAGAACAGCCTAGCACAAAATTATTTATCCGTTTTGATTACAACTTATCTCAGAACCATAAACTTACACTACGCCATAATTTTGTTGATGCCTCTCAAGATAAATTTTATAACTACAGGGCAACAAATAGATTATTATTTGATACTCAGCCGTATAAAATTAGCGATAATACCAATTCAACAGTTCTGCAGTTGAATAGTACTTTCGGTAATAATATGTCTAACGAACTTATTCTTGGCTATACAAGAATAAGAGATAAACGTAAAGGTATTTCTGCCCCTGCACCTGAAGTTCAAATTAATGAATTAAACGGCACTTTCCAGATGTTCGCAGGCCCAGATAGATTTTCATCTGCAAATAGACTTGACCAAGATATTTTTGAATTTACGGATAACTTCAGCATTTACGCAGGTAGTCATACTTTTACAATTGGTACTCACAACGAATTCTTTAAGTTTAGCAACTTATTTGCACGCTCTGCTTTTGGTTACTACATTTATAATAGTATTCAAGATTTTCTTAACGATAATGCTTCATATTACCAAAGAGTATACTCACGAAAAGGCGACCCAAGAAACCCAAATGATATTCCTGCTGCTGAGTTCAGTGTATTACAATTTGGTGTTTATGCACAAGATGAATGGAACGTTACACCACAATTAAAAATTACCTATGGTTTGCGTGTTGATATTCCCACGTTTCCAGATACGCCGGATCCAAATCCGCTTGTTCCACAATACTTCCCGGGTTATCAGACAGACAGAATTCCAAGCGGAAATATCCTTTGGTCACCAAGATTTGGATTTAACTACGATATATCCGGCGATAGAACAACTCAAATTAGAGGTGGTGTAGGAGTATTTACAGGAAGAATTCCTTATGTGTGGATGTCTAACAATTTTGGTAATACTGGCACTTTGACAGCTGAGGTTAATAAAGGTTCAGGTAAATTGTTATTTAGAGCTGACCCATATAATCAATACATTGCAGGTGACCCTGGAACAGGTGCACCAAAACTTAGGTCTGAAATTGACTTAGTAGACCCTAATTTGAAGTTGCCTCAGCTTTTAAGATACAATTTGGGAATTGACCATCAACTTCCACTTGGGTTTATTGGAACTGTTGAGTTCTTATATTCAAAAAATATTAATGAGATGCTTTATAGGAAAGTTAACTTAAATCCTGTTGTTGGTACTGTTCCTTCTCTTAATGGTGCATTTGAAGGCAGGAATTATTATGGTGGCACAAACAGTGGTGATAATAATTTCTACGATATTCTTGAACTGTACAATACTACAGGCGGTTATCAATATAATTTAGTTTTCCAGATTCAACGTAATGTTCTTGAAGGAATCTCAATTAATGCTGGTTATGCTTATGGACGTGCAAAAGATAGAAACAGCTTGAATTCTTCTCAAGCACAATCTCAAATGAGATACAATCCTATTGATATGGATCCAAATAATCCAGCTTTAACAACTTCTCAATGGGAAATTCGCAACAGAGTTTTTGCGTCGGTTGCTTATACTCATCGATTCTTTGAAAATGCACCCACAACAATTTCTCTGTTCTATAATGGACAAACTGGACAGCCATTTTCTTTTATTGTATACGGCGACTTGAACAACGATGGTTTCGACCAGAACGATTTGTTCTATATTCCTAGAAACAACTCTGAAATTTTGTTGGGGTCAATTAGTAATGGTCAATTTGTTCCTAATCAAAAAATGTATGATGACTTGAATTCTTTTATCAGTAACAATGATTACTTAAGAGAACATCGAGGACAAATAGCCCAGAGAAATGCAGCTAATGACCCGTGGCAGCAATATCTTGATATGAGAATAACTCAAGATATTCCTGACCTTTGGGGATTAGGAAGATTCCAACTTTCACTTGATATACTTAATGTACTTAATCTATTGAACAATGAATGGGGAGTTAACAAATCTTCTGGCTTAGGTACTTATACTATAGTTTCATTGAGGGGAAGAGTTACATACAACGGCATTCCAAATGTTCCTGTCTATAGTTTCTCCAAGCCTACAAATAACACTCCATTTAGTGTGAGCGATATTTCTTCGCGCTGGAGATTACAAATTGGCTTAAGATATAGCTTCTGA
- a CDS encoding YajQ family cyclic di-GMP-binding protein: MAQNHSFDIVSEINFQEVDNAVNQAVKEIRQRYDLKDSHTEIELNKKEKFLTINTKDEYTRKQSIDILESKFIKRGIPLKALKFEEPQPAASGRIKQKVVLQSGISKDNAKLIIKMIKDSKLKVNTQIQDEQIRVTAPKIDNLQSVIKLIKDADLDFPVQFTNYK; encoded by the coding sequence ATGGCACAAAACCACTCATTCGATATAGTTTCCGAAATCAATTTCCAGGAAGTAGATAATGCTGTAAATCAAGCTGTTAAAGAAATTAGACAGAGGTACGATTTAAAAGATTCTCATACAGAAATTGAATTAAACAAAAAAGAAAAATTCTTAACAATAAACACAAAAGATGAATACACACGTAAACAATCAATTGATATCTTAGAGTCAAAGTTTATTAAGCGAGGAATCCCTTTGAAGGCTTTAAAATTTGAAGAACCACAACCTGCAGCTTCTGGAAGGATTAAACAAAAGGTGGTTCTTCAAAGCGGTATATCAAAAGATAATGCCAAATTAATCATCAAAATGATAAAAGACAGCAAGCTGAAAGTAAACACACAAATTCAAGATGAACAAATACGCGTTACAGCTCCTAAGATTGATAATCTTCAATCTGTAATTAAGCTAATTAAGGATGCAGATTTAGATTTTCCCGTTCAATTTACAAACTACAAATGA
- a CDS encoding M16 family metallopeptidase, with protein MNKLDRTKPPEIINEIKFSLPEIENFDLSNGLNVYFVKKEKLPITQILMLTSAGSKYDDNKLNGLSHLTAALIDEGAGEFDALQLNNEIEKLGSIIKISSDKDFIYTSLLSLTDNIERSLYLFSKILIEPKLEPADFEREKKKKISKIIQLKDEPSYLADTVFEKILFNNSYYQLPVLGTETSAANIKLDDVQLFYQEYFSPTNSTLIVVSNLNSNTIVDLLEKYFSCWKKEIKNNCDPLQLNTKTKKAYLVHKDDLVQSEIRIGNLIYQKNNTEYLRQQILNTVLGGQFSSRLNLNLREKRGFTYGVSSAFNYMQSAANFEVSTAVKSENTAEAVAEILNELEKIREKITEEEVNFAKSYLIKRFPSRFETYSNISSNISVIITLNLDKNFLNDYLHNIKQLTTKEIITSARETIFPEESIIVVVGNRKVVKEQLLKIFNENLLEIEYNDVFFHNSDETS; from the coding sequence ATGAATAAATTAGATAGAACAAAACCGCCTGAAATTATAAATGAAATAAAATTTAGCTTACCCGAAATCGAAAATTTTGATTTGTCTAACGGACTTAATGTTTATTTTGTAAAAAAAGAAAAACTCCCTATTACTCAAATCTTAATGTTGACCTCAGCGGGTTCTAAATACGATGACAATAAATTAAATGGCTTATCACATTTAACTGCTGCCTTAATCGATGAAGGAGCCGGCGAGTTTGATGCTTTACAGCTAAATAATGAAATTGAAAAGCTCGGCTCTATTATAAAAATTTCTTCGGATAAAGACTTTATTTACACTTCATTGTTAAGCTTGACTGACAATATCGAAAGAAGCCTTTATTTATTTTCAAAGATTTTAATTGAACCAAAACTTGAACCTGCAGACTTCGAAAGAGAAAAAAAGAAAAAGATAAGCAAAATTATCCAGTTGAAAGATGAACCATCTTACTTGGCAGACACAGTGTTTGAAAAAATATTGTTTAACAATTCATACTACCAGCTCCCCGTTTTAGGTACAGAAACTTCAGCTGCAAATATTAAGCTGGATGATGTACAGCTATTCTATCAAGAATATTTCTCGCCTACAAATTCTACTTTAATAGTTGTCAGCAATCTCAATAGCAATACAATAGTAGATTTGTTAGAAAAATATTTTTCATGCTGGAAAAAAGAAATAAAAAATAACTGTGATCCGCTACAATTGAATACAAAAACAAAGAAAGCTTATTTAGTTCATAAAGATGATTTAGTTCAAAGCGAAATTAGAATTGGCAATTTAATTTATCAAAAAAATAACACTGAATATCTTAGGCAGCAAATATTAAATACAGTTTTAGGTGGGCAATTTTCAAGCAGGCTTAATCTTAATCTACGTGAAAAAAGAGGCTTTACATACGGCGTGAGTTCTGCATTCAATTACATGCAATCCGCTGCAAACTTCGAGGTTTCTACTGCAGTAAAATCTGAAAATACTGCTGAAGCTGTAGCCGAAATTCTAAATGAATTAGAAAAAATAAGAGAAAAAATAACCGAAGAAGAAGTAAACTTTGCTAAGTCTTATCTTATTAAAAGATTTCCCTCTCGCTTCGAAACATACTCTAATATTTCAAGTAATATTTCAGTTATTATTACTCTTAACCTTGATAAAAATTTCTTAAACGATTACCTACATAACATAAAGCAGCTTACGACAAAAGAAATTATAACTTCAGCAAGAGAGACTATTTTTCCTGAAGAATCAATAATTGTAGTCGTTGGGAACAGAAAAGTAGTAAAAGAACAACTGTTAAAAATCTTCAATGAAAATTTACTTGAAATCGAGTATAATGATGTTTTTTTTCATAATTCAGATGAGACTTCCTAA
- a CDS encoding M16 family metallopeptidase: MANTKNLFQLDYRKYMLDNGLQVILYKDNSLPIVSVNIWYNVGSANENPGKTGFAHLFEHMMFQGSQNVPKEWHFRYIQEAGGTLNGSTSLDRTNYYETLPSNYLELALWLESDRMGFLLPALTQEKLDNQKDVVMNERRQRYENQPYGLAWEKLFSNLYSSSHPYHWPTIGWMDDIAQFNLEDVKKFFRTYYAPNNASLVVGGDINYDTTISLVKKYFEEIPASNNIPKLNYQSETLEQTKEVIHKDNIQLPRIYFAWHTDKIFGNDEAALDILADILTGSKNGRLHKRLLFERQISQDVFAFQHSGKLGGSFIIASTAKPNISLTEIKEEIFNEINRIIQEGINSEELDRSKNSIKSSYIYSLQNLATIANQLNAYNFYLSEPNSFLYDIERIEKVTANNIINAVQKYFKKHFVELKVIPK, encoded by the coding sequence ATGGCAAATACAAAAAATTTATTTCAACTCGATTACCGCAAATACATGCTTGACAACGGTCTGCAAGTTATTTTATATAAAGATAACAGTCTTCCGATTGTTTCGGTAAATATCTGGTATAATGTAGGTTCAGCAAACGAGAACCCAGGTAAAACGGGCTTCGCACACTTGTTCGAACACATGATGTTTCAAGGTTCACAAAATGTTCCGAAGGAATGGCATTTCCGTTACATTCAGGAAGCCGGCGGCACATTAAACGGCTCAACATCCTTAGATAGAACCAATTATTATGAAACTCTCCCTTCAAATTATCTTGAACTTGCTCTGTGGCTGGAATCAGACAGAATGGGATTTCTTTTGCCAGCATTAACTCAAGAAAAACTCGATAATCAAAAAGATGTTGTAATGAACGAACGAAGACAGCGATATGAAAATCAGCCATATGGATTGGCGTGGGAAAAATTATTTTCTAATTTGTATTCTTCCTCTCATCCCTACCATTGGCCAACTATTGGATGGATGGACGACATTGCTCAATTTAACTTAGAAGATGTAAAAAAATTTTTTAGGACATACTACGCACCAAATAACGCATCTCTTGTTGTTGGAGGAGATATAAATTATGATACTACAATAAGCTTAGTCAAAAAATATTTTGAGGAAATTCCCGCTTCGAACAATATTCCAAAATTAAATTATCAATCCGAAACATTAGAGCAAACAAAAGAAGTAATTCATAAAGATAACATTCAATTACCAAGAATATATTTCGCTTGGCATACAGATAAAATTTTTGGCAATGATGAGGCAGCACTTGATATTTTAGCTGATATTCTGACTGGTTCTAAAAATGGAAGATTGCACAAAAGACTTTTGTTCGAAAGACAAATTAGTCAAGATGTCTTTGCTTTTCAGCATTCTGGAAAACTTGGTGGCTCTTTCATAATTGCTTCAACAGCAAAACCTAATATTTCATTAACTGAAATCAAGGAAGAAATTTTTAACGAGATAAACAGAATAATTCAAGAGGGAATTAACAGTGAAGAATTAGACCGCTCTAAAAACAGTATTAAATCTTCTTATATATACTCATTACAAAATTTAGCTACAATTGCAAATCAACTCAATGCTTATAATTTTTATCTTTCAGAACCAAATTCTTTTTTATACGATATAGAAAGAATAGAAAAAGTAACAGCCAACAATATTATAAATGCAGTCCAAAAATATTTTAAAAAACATTTTGTCGAACTAAAAGTTATCCCTAAATAA
- a CDS encoding ectonucleotide pyrophosphatase/phosphodiesterase, protein MKKTVLFILLLFYSFNITFSQGKPYVILISLDGFRWDYLDRNITPNINKIINSGVRAISLRSCFPTKTFPNHQSIITGMYIDHHGIIGNNFQDPYSYKFYMMRDTASLRDPSWYLGEAFWQTAERQGIKTASYFWPGSEIHLKYRRPSYYEEYYHFRPNKERINQVIKWLQLPQKDRPHFITLYFSVVDDSSHVYGPNSPQTNLAIQIADSAVGLLEKKLNDIGMQDSVNVIIVSDHGMTEISSERVIDVGKILNGYKCQLWEDGPIMLVYPQNDNLRKVYEVLKKNENHYKTYYKSEMPEYYHYSENPFISPIILIADMGWSLVRKREIWIIKDKGNHGYDNNALEMQGIFVASGPAFKKNYKTGTLWNIDIYPLLCKIFNIVPRSNIDGKLERIEFVLK, encoded by the coding sequence ATGAAAAAAACAGTTTTATTTATTTTATTATTATTTTATTCATTCAACATAACTTTCTCACAGGGGAAACCTTACGTTATTCTCATCTCTTTAGATGGATTCAGATGGGATTACCTCGACAGAAACATTACTCCTAACATAAATAAGATTATTAACAGCGGTGTTAGAGCTATTTCATTAAGGTCTTGTTTTCCAACAAAAACTTTTCCGAATCATCAATCAATCATTACGGGCATGTATATCGACCATCACGGGATTATTGGAAATAATTTTCAAGATCCATACAGCTATAAATTTTACATGATGAGAGACACGGCAAGTTTACGTGACCCAAGTTGGTACTTAGGAGAAGCTTTTTGGCAAACTGCAGAACGACAAGGCATTAAGACCGCAAGTTATTTTTGGCCTGGTTCTGAAATTCATTTAAAATATAGGAGACCCTCTTACTACGAAGAGTATTATCACTTCCGCCCTAATAAAGAAAGAATAAATCAGGTTATTAAATGGTTGCAGCTACCTCAAAAAGATCGCCCACATTTTATTACTCTTTATTTTTCTGTTGTAGACGATTCAAGTCACGTTTACGGACCAAATTCACCTCAAACAAACCTTGCAATTCAAATAGCAGATTCAGCTGTGGGTCTTTTAGAAAAAAAATTAAATGATATTGGAATGCAAGACAGTGTAAATGTAATTATCGTTTCAGATCACGGCATGACTGAAATTTCATCAGAACGAGTTATTGATGTTGGCAAAATATTAAACGGCTACAAATGTCAACTATGGGAAGATGGTCCTATCATGCTTGTTTACCCACAAAATGACAATCTACGTAAAGTTTACGAAGTACTGAAAAAAAACGAAAACCACTACAAAACTTATTATAAATCAGAAATGCCCGAATATTATCATTATTCTGAAAATCCATTTATATCCCCGATAATTTTAATTGCTGATATGGGATGGTCTCTTGTTAGAAAGAGGGAGATTTGGATTATAAAAGATAAAGGTAACCATGGTTATGATAATAACGCACTTGAGATGCAAGGGATTTTTGTGGCTTCAGGACCGGCATTCAAGAAAAATTACAAAACAGGCACTTTATGGAATATTGATATTTATCCGCTGCTTTGTAAAATATTTAACATTGTCCCCCGCTCAAACATTGACGGGAAACTTGAGAGGATTGAGTTTGTGCTGAAATGA